In Cucumis sativus cultivar 9930 unplaced genomic scaffold, Cucumber_9930_V3 scaffold54, whole genome shotgun sequence, the following proteins share a genomic window:
- the LOC116406018 gene encoding E3 ubiquitin-protein ligase UPL6-like, which yields MNDYFISQAVIENTRANDIHKRVPFLVPFTSRVKIFTTQLAAARQRNGSLAVFARNRFRIRRNHILEDAFSQMSALSEVDLRGSIRVSFVNEFGVEEAGIDGGGIFKDVMENITRAAFDVQYGLFKVITTFLIIRMAWLC from the exons ATGaatgattatttcatttctcag gcAGTGATAGAAAATACCAGAGCAAATGATATACACAAGCGAGTTCCCTTTTTAGTACCGTTTACTAGCAGGGTTAAGATTTTCACT ACACAACTAGCAGCAGCTAGGCAAAGGAATGGATCTCTTGCTGTTTTTGCTAGAAACCGGTTTAGAATTCGACGAAATCATATACTGGAAGATGCTTTCAGTCAGATGAGTGCATTGTCTGAAGTTGATCTTCGAGGATCG ATACGTGtgtcttttgttaatgaatttggAGTTGAGGAGGCAGGAATTGATGGTGgtggtatttttaaagatgtcaTGGAGAACATTACACGGGCAGCCTTTGACGTGCAGTATGGTTTATTTAAGGTTATCACGACATTCCTTATTATTCGCATGGCATGGCTTTGTTAA